In the Eremothecium cymbalariae DBVPG#7215 chromosome 7, complete sequence genome, one interval contains:
- the TUL1 gene encoding ubiquitin-protein ligase TUL1 (similar to Ashbya gossypii AFR275W) has protein sequence MEFDGNTFIFVLILLFIFFSSPGDDGVTSQYEFNQLQLLKDQYRREYLSFHNMSYSTNFQNITGFKLSYLDAKQDPERKALYPIDGKKYDDWKVNDEYMTIPDDVLELIKSDFWSENGVSESFPPNITGALHGVVELVSNNKYTLIPMGINKFYQPPTDFAQDMPGKGEYYLRNPEDMSRYGELHNVTFPSGIVDISISHIDKVPPAWKRSDNSKTARFNTQEEKWKMLHLKLDFYDQEEHEKHNIDSKAIYDVQRGRILLMSESAKFHSLFAFPHYMTLDTDEDSYNSLTKLIDEYWNASDYLNTLSMDNLQEWYETANYKCEYVGYFQLKPWDKYTKDQIGMIDDELTWPIGRPVNLSDVPPITISKGLLYSPDCGVQLKLHDVIGPRYEVQVRSIRKHLLFGCCLFAAQIYLFLLQMQYTNTPSSVNRISYWCLAMMNLVDGLLAVVYFVASALWKELYLPLSISSFACFILASVFEIRYMISVHASQINERSVNIWTLLRSGVTEIRPPLTVIPDESAISGSLYGRFFFTLFVSMFVILSSLSWPKGIRTGFEYLCLIILNSYWVPQIFRNAVKGNQPRPSRDGELSDSNNRNNSNRMPLLWKFIIGTTIIRIAPIVYVFTYPSNMFRHHRDIRFAAILSFWLLLQILVLYSQDILGARWFLPRHTIPEGYSYHKAMLSSDLLEHGATGNYCIDCAICMSEVAIYVEDIPETHKTNPNEYMVTPCAHVFHTECLENWMSYKLQCPVCRAPLPPL, from the coding sequence ATGGAATTCGACGGAAACACTTTCATATTTGTGCTAATACTTCTcttcatttttttttcaagccCAGGTGACGATGGCGTTACATCGCAGTATGAGTTTAACCAGTTACAGTTACTTAAGGACCAGTATCGAAGGGAATATCTTTCGTTTCATAACATGTCCTATTCGACAAACTTTCAGAATATCACTGGGTTTAAGTTGAGTTATTTAGATGCCAAGCAGGATCCGGAACGAAAAGCTTTATACCCAATAGATGGTAAGAAGTATGATGATTGGAAGGTAAATGATGAGTATATGACTATTCCAGATGATGTTTTagaattgataaaatcagACTTTTGGTCGGAAAATGGAGTTTCTGAATCATTTCCTCCTAATATAACGGGGGCTTTACATGGAGTTGTAGAACTTGTGTCTAATAACAAGTACACCCTAATCCCTATGGGTATTAACAAGTTTTACCAGCCTCCTACCGATTTTGCACAGGATATGCCTGGTAAAGGTGAATATTATCTGCGGAATCCAGAAGATATGTCGCGATATGGTGAACTGCATAATGTTACATTTCCATCAGGAATAGTGGATATATCTATCTCTCATATTGACAAGGTGCCTCCGGCATGGAAGCGGTCGGATAATTCGAAGACAGCAAGGTTTAATACGCAAGAAGAGAAGTGGAAGATGTTACACTTGAAGCTGGATTTTTATGATCAAGAAGAGCATGAGAAACATAATATAGATAGTAAAGCTATTTATGATGTACAAAGAGGTCGGATACTCCTAATGTCTGAAAGTGCAAAGTTCCATTCATTGTTCGCGTTTCCACATTATATGACTTTAGATACTGACGAAGACAGTTATAATTCATTAACTAAATTGATTGATGAATATTGGAATGCTTCTGATTATCTTAATACACTATCGATGGATAATTTACAGGAGTGGTATGAAACTGCCAATTACAAATGTGAATATGTTGGATATTTCCAACTTAAACCTTGGGataaatatacaaaagACCAAATAGGTAtgattgatgatgaattaaCCTGGCCTATAGGTCGTCCAGTTAATCTTTCAGATGTTCCACCAATTACAATCTCCAAAGGTTTATTATACAGCCCGGATTGCGGTGTACAATTGAAGCTCCACGATGTAATAGGTCCTCGCTATGAAGTCCAGGTAAGGTCCATAAGGAAACACTTATTGTTTGGATGCTGTTTGTTTGCTgctcaaatatatttgttcCTTCTACAGATGCAATATACAAATACTCCAAGTTCCGTGAATAGAATTTCTTACTGGTGTTTAGCAATGATGAACCTTGTAGATGGCTTACTTGCTGTTGTCTACTTTGTAGCTTCTGCATTATGGAAAGAACTATACTTACCGTTAAGTATAAGTTCATTTGCATGCTTTATACTTGCAAgtgtttttgaaatcagATACATGATTTCAGTTCATGCATCACAGATTAATGAACGGTCAGTTAACATTTGGACACTTCTACGCAGTGGAGTTACTGAGATTAGACCGCCGCTAACGGTTATTCCGGATGAGAGTGCTATCAGTGGAAGTCTATATGGTAGATTTTTCTTTACTTTATTTGTTTCAATGTTCGTTATACTAAGCTCTTTATCATGGCCCAAAGGTATTCGGACTGGTTTTGAATACCTATGTTTAATTATACTCAACTCATATTGGGTGCCTCAGATATTCAGGAATGCTGTGAAGGGTAACCAACCAAGACCATCAAGAGATGGAGAATTATCAGATTCTAATAATAGAAATAATAGCAATAGAATGCCACTCCTATGGAAGTTTATCATAGGAACCACTATAATCAGGATTGCACCCATCGTATATGTGTTTACATATCCATCCAACATGTTCCGTCATCATAGAGATATTAGATTTGCTGCGATACTTTCTTTCTGGCTGTTGTTGCAAATTCTAGTCTTATACTCTCAGGATATTTTAGGCGCTCGTTGGTTCTTACCACGACATACAATCCCTGAAGGTTATTCTTACCACAAGGCTATGCTTTCATCTGATCTATTAGAACATGGTGCGACTGGAAATTATTGTATTGACTGTGCTATCTGCATGTCCGAGGTGGCAATTTACGTAGAGGACATCCCTGAAACCCATAAAACTAATCCTAATGAGTATATGGTAACACCTTGCGCACATGTCTTCCACACAGAGTGCTTAGAGAATTGGATGAGCTATAAATTACAATGCCCAGTCTGCAGAGCCCCATTACCTCCAttatga
- the PRS3 gene encoding ribose phosphate diphosphokinase subunit PRS3 (similar to Ashbya gossypii AGL080C), whose amino-acid sequence MATNSIKLLAPDIHRGLAELVAKRLGLKLTDCNLKRDSNGEVTFSIAESVRDQDIYIITQVGSGHVNDRVLELLIMINASKTASARRITVVIPNFPYARQDRKDKSRAPITAKLMADMLTTAGCNHVITMDLHASQIQGFFDVPVDNLYAEPSVVRYIKEHINHKDAIIISPDAGGAKRASLLSDRLNLNFALIHKERAQANEVSRMVLVGDVTDKICIIVDDMADTCGTLAKAADVLLKNHAKSVIAIVTHGILSGKAIENINNSKLDRVVCTNTVPFEQKMKLCPKLDVIDISSVLAESIRRLHNGESISYLFKNNPL is encoded by the coding sequence ATGGCTACGAATTCGATCAAATTACTTGCCCCAGACATTCATAGGGGTTTGGCCGAACTCGTGGCTAAGAGACTAGGGCTAAAACTAACTGATTGCAATTTGAAGAGGGATTCTAACGGAGAGGTGACGTTTTCGATTGCAGAATCAGTTAGGGATCAGgatatatacattattaCACAGGTTGGATCAGGTCATGTTAACGACCGCGTTTTAGAGTTGTTGATTATGATTAACGCTAGTAAGACTGCTTCTGCAAGGAGGATTACGGTGGTTATTCCAAATTTCCCCTATGCTAGACAGGACAGGAAGGATAAATCTCGTGCTCCAATAACTGCAAAATTGATGGCAGATATGTTAACGACAGCGGGTTGTAATCACGTTATTACGATGGACTTACATGCATCGCAAATACAAGGGTTTTTTGATGTGCCTGTGGATAACCTTTACGCTGAACCAAGTGTAGTGAGGTATATTAAGGAACATATAAATCATAAAGatgctattattatttctcCTGATGCCGGGGGTGCTAAGAGAGCGTCCTTGCTATCCGATAGATTGAATCTAAACTTTGCTTTGATTCACAAGGAACGTGCGCAGGCTAATGAAGTGTCTAGAATGGTTTTGGTTGGTGATGTTACCGATAAAATTTGCATTATTGTTGATGACATGGCTGATACTTGTGGTACTTTAGCTAAGGCTGCTGATGTATTGTTAAAAAATCATGCCAAGTCTGTCATCGCCATTGTGACCCATGGGATCTTATCGGGGAAAGCTATTGAAAACATTAATAACTCAAAGTTGGATAGAGTGGTTTGCACTAATACTGTTCCATTTGAGCAAAAGATGAAGTTATGCCCAAAGCTAGATGTGATCGATATCTCTTCTGTATTAGCAGAGTCGATTCGTCGTCTGCACAATGGTGAAAGTATTTCTTACctctttaaaaacaatCCTCTGTGA
- the ETP1 gene encoding Etp1p (similar to Ashbya gossypii AGL079C) gives MEYCIFIELSDWDSARKSYSFFKAPSCEPSIQESGYTDNFVTIKGAEVSTVKEHSEDDSNQLLSIIDMRLKDDKILAQWMGHGTIRLFKCGQSKTEQQEHGHDDTEVDLIHVPGDNSMCCILFTPSYLSSDDLLHWFLGPMVLDQVSHFRLVKLHDKKGEYMVLMKFRNHLDAKRFQTEFNGKQFNSLEPETCHVVFVKEIVFKEKLFPDPNKDFPYLLRDPFTNGSGMVELPTCPVCLERMDSDTTGLITTACQHTFHCQCLDQWKGGRCPVCRYSNAKEPLEGTDQANCNVCGSGENLWVCLICGHMGCGRYNSKHAIQHYETTSHCFSMDITTNRVWDYAGDNYVHRLVQNEVDGKLVEIGGSNKRNQEYHLEYVQVLVSQLESQREYYENKLETLAQKNTSSITVHNLSAKFDNLKIDFDRNNKKYEARICVLQNHLKEEKLISRGLRENLDHMTKECERLTQEKDQQKSEVAALQETMNDLMLHFQSIEQLSQDPEAAQGTIVIQNPDRPTPKKLFKKKKPPHRFGK, from the coding sequence ATGGAATATTGCATATTTATAGAACTGAGTGATTGGGATAGTGCTAGGAAGTCGTACAGTTTTTTCAAGGCACCTTCTTGTGAGCCAAGTATTCAAGAAAGTGGTTATACGGATAATTTTGTTACTATAAAGGGGGCGGAAGTTAGCACAGTAAAGGAGCACAGTGAGGACGATAGTAATCAACTGCTATCTATAATAGATATGAGACttaaagatgataaaatctTGGCTCAGTGGATGGGGCATGGGACTATCAGGTTGTTTAAATGTGGCCAGAGTAAGACtgaacaacaagaacatGGGCATGATGACACAGAAGTTGATTTGATACATGTTCCCGGAGATAACTCTATGTGCTGTATTCTGTTTACGCCTAGTTATTTGAGTAGTGATGATTTATTGCACTGGTTTTTAGGACCGATGGTATTAGATCAAGTATCGCATTTTAGGCTTGTTAAGTTGCATGACAAGAAGGGAGAGTACATGGTGCTTATGAAATTCCGAAATCATTTGGATGCTAAAAGATTCCAGACTGAGTTTAATGGCAAGCAATTCAACTCTCTAGAACCTGAGACCTGTCATGTCGTGTTCGTGAAGGAAATAGTGTTCAAGGAGAAGCTATTTCCAGACCCTAATAAGGATTTCCCTTATCTATTGCGAGACCCCTTCACCAATGGTTCTGGAATGGTAGAGCTTCCAACATGTCCGGTCTGTTTAGAAAGGATGGATAGCGATACTACAGGACTAATTACTACAGCATGCCAGCACACCTTCCACTGTCAGTGTCTTGATCAGTGGAAGGGTGGCCGTTGCCCCGTTTGCAGATACTCGAACGCCAAAGAGCCTTTAGAAGGAACCGATCAAGCTAATTGCAACGTTTGCGGTAGTGGCGAAAACCTTTGGGTATGTTTAATCTGCGGACATATGGGGTGTGGCCGCTATAATTCCAAACACGCTATTCAGCATTATGAGACAACATCTCATTGTTTTTCCATGGACATTACCACTAACAGGGTATGGGATTACGCAGGAGATAACTATGTCCATAGACTTGTTCAAAATGAAGTTGATGGAAAACTTGTCGAGATCGGAGGATCCAATAAACGTAACCAAGAATATCATCTGGAATATGTCCAAGTCTTAGTATCCCAATTAGAATCACAAAGAGAATATTATGAAAACAAGCTTGAAACCCTCGCCCAAAAAAACACTTCCTCCATTACAGTTCATAACCTTTCCGCCAAGTTTGATAATCTAAAAATAGACTTCGACAGGAATAACAAGAAGTATGAAGCACGTATATGTGTATTACAAAACCATCTGAAGGAGGAGAAACTCATCAGCCGAGGACTCAGAGAAAACCTTGACCATATGACAAAAGAATGCGAACGTCTCACCCAAGAAAAGGACCAACAAAAGTCAGAAGTCGCGGCACTTCAAGAGACAATGAATGATTTAATGCTTCATTTCCAATCAATCGAACAGCTAAGTCAGGACCCGGAAGCTGCACAGGGAACCATAGTTATCCAAAATCCGGATCGACCCACGCCGAAGAAGCTCTttaagaagaagaaaccACCACACAGATTTGGTAAATAA
- a CDS encoding uncharacterized protein (similar to Ashbya gossypii AGL077W), whose protein sequence is MIDNTYYITPHETALAVVATAMKKARLQLNTLVINSIVGAVLFSTGGMLYLAGHADNRNLVESNPGLLNFLGGATFGIGLFFVVINGADLFNSNILFFSVGLLRNAISIYDLLISWIVSWSCNFLGTLFICYVICHLSGVTSSADWIKASQQIVESKASHSGVQIFIRGIAGNFYVCLAVYFQMMVKPIHVKLIVMCIPIFTFVSMGFTHVVADMYLILMGMINGADLSIGKFIWKLLIPGTFGNIAGGFIFAAVVPFYLHLVVVERDRKKLLLPEYEIRDEQPELNIDSRVVRVSDEETEEKGEEEEKYLSSNNHTYTSSSVENVNSQELSQHLLPLSKISSRKPHISSANQRGKCKIRSPPGVFPVKGMAEPLSRERTIANIYSTEHAQIEIDDKSIESEHANNLKDDGCSRNLGMPSNSNVTLSSSDYNGLLDQTEHTRIYKVKSSASRNMTTEAAHAKEEAEYTLAGGFNVREHTLGAKLQRVVSQITSHDKSQNIDNNEPILPLTSPDLHTVNQTTSDMKHVQRSHSFSQLIKTISKPLFLTKAPHDVVEIHRKFSEAGVTSIAANAADNIAGIDNYDGIDLPHSNSPFYKQQVNSLSYPAPAADPYGTQLLHDSIKLASGRRLSYFRSMVRVDNDDFEEQSTYECQIITENNGSSARQNEAALVTHNIPAKHNYKI, encoded by the coding sequence aTGATTGATAATACTTATTATATTACTCCTCATGAGACGGCATTAGCGGTTGTTGCAACTGCTATGAAAAAAGCACGACTTCAGCTGAACACCCTAGTTATTAACTCTATTGTGGGTGCGGTGTTGTTCAGTACAGGTGGAATGCTTTACTTAGCAGGGCATGCTGATAATCGTAACTTAGTGGAGAGTAACCCAGGGTTGCTGAACTTTTTAGGAGGGGCCACTTTCGGAATCGGtctgttttttgttgtaaTTAATGGTGCAGACCTATTcaattcaaatattctgtTCTTTAGCGTTGGGTTGCTTCGTAATGcaatttcaatatatgaCCTACTAATTTCATGGATCGTCAGTTGGAGTTGTAATTTTTTAGGTACGTTGTTCATTTGTTATGTTATATGCCATCTCTCAGGTGTCACATCATCGGCTGATTGGATAAAGGCGTCACAGCAAATAGTGGAATCTAAAGCATCCCATTCTGGTGTACAAATTTTCATCAGAGGAATTGCTGGTAATTTTTACGTGTGCCTTGCTGTCTATTTCCAAATGATGGTGAAACCGATCCATGTTAAACTAATTGTCATGTGTATACCTATTTTTACATTTGTGTCTATGGGATTTACTCATGTTGTAGCAGATATGTACCTAATCCTAATGGGTATGATAAACGGAGCCGATTTATCTATTGGGAAATTCATTTGGAAACTTTTGATCCCTGGCACATTTGGTAATATCGCTGGTGGGTTTATTTTTGCCGCTGTGGTACCTTTTTATCTTCATTTGGTTGTTGTAGAGAGGGACCGAaagaagttattattaccagAGTATGAAATACGAGATGAACAGCCAGAATTAAATATAGATTCAAGGGTTGTACGTGTCTCCGATGAGGAAACTGAAGAGAAGGGagaggaggaagaaaaGTATTTGAGCTCTAATAATCATACTTATACGTCTAGCTCAGTGGAGAATGTAAATTCTCAAGAGTTATCGCAGCATTTATTACCTTTATCGAAAATATCTTCTAGAAAGCCTCATATATCAAGTGCTAACCAGAGAGGGAAATGTAAGATTAGATCTCCGCCAGGTGTCTTCCCGGTTAAAGGTATGGCAGAGCCACTCTCCAGAGAAAGGACCATCGCAAACATATATTCAACAGAACATGCTCAAATTGAAATAGATGATAAGTCGATAGAGTCTGAACATGCAAATAATCTAAAGGATGATGGGTGTTCGAGGAACTTGGGGATGCCTTCAAACAGTAATGTCACACTTTCATCAAGTGATTATAACGGCCTTCTAGACCAGACTGAACACACAAGGATATATAAAGTCAAATCATCCGCTTCTAGGAATATGACTACCGAAGCCGCTCATGCAAAAGAAGAGGCAGAGTATACTCTTGCAGGTGGCTTCAACGTTCGGGAGCATACTTTGGGCGCCAAACTACAAAGAGTTGTGTCTCAAATTACTTCCCATGATAAGTCgcaaaatattgataataatgaacCAATTTTACCACTCACGTCGCCAGATCTGCATACTGTAAATCAAACAACATCAGACATGAAACATGTTCAGCGGAGCCATTCTTTCAGCCAATTAATCAAGACAATTAGCAAACCACTATTTCTTACAAAAGCTCCTCATGATGTTGTAGAAATTCATAGGAAGTTCTCCGAGGCTGGTGTTACCTCAATTGCTGCTAACGCAGCAGACAACATAGCCGGTATTGACAACTATGACGGCATCGATTTACCACACAGTAACTCACCATTTTACAAACAACAAGTAAACAGTTTGTCCTACCCTGCCCCTGCTGCAGACCCATACGGCACTCAGCTATTACATGATTCTATAAAGTTAGCGTCTGGAAGGAGACTCTCTTATTTTAGAAGCATGGTAAGAGTGGACAACGATGATTTCGAAGAACAGAGTACATATGAATGCCAAATAATCACCGAAAACAATGGCTCTTCTGCCCGACAGAATGAAGCTGCGTTAGTCACACATAATATACCTGCCAA
- a CDS encoding haloacid dehalogenase superfamily protein (similar to Ashbya gossypii AGL081W), with amino-acid sequence MDGLLINTEDIYTEATSKVLKQFGKPPLTWDVKIEMQGLPGQAAAEKLIESYELPITWEEVERLNANFQRQLWHKTAFLPGAAELVRHLKDNGIPIALCTSSGREKFDMKTAHLKHTFDLFDVIVTGDDSRIPKGRGKPFPDIWQLGLKLINEKLETQIKPEECLVFEDGIPGLQGGKAFGAYNIWVPHPEAYAVLGDTEAILEGKGELLKSLNDLDKLKFGI; translated from the coding sequence ATGGATGGACTGTTGATTAACACGGAAGACATCTACACGGAAGCTACTtccaaagttttgaagCAGTTCGGCAAACCACCTTTGACATGGGACGTTAAAATTGAAATGCAAGGTTTGCCGGGACAAGCTGCAGCTGAGAAATTGATCGAGAGTTACGAACTGCCTATTACATGGGAGGAGGTCGAACGGTTGAATGCTAACTTCCAGAGGCAGCTATGGCATAAAACTGCCTTTCTACCCGGTGCAGCGGAACTTGTACGTCATTTAAAAGATAATGGTATCCCCATAGCGTTATGCACTAGCTCTGGACGGGAAAAGTTTGACATGAAGACTGCTCATTTAAAGCATACctttgatttgtttgatGTGATAGTTACCGGTGATGATAGTAGAATTCCCAAAGGGAGGGGAAAGCCATTCCCTGATATTTGGCAGCTAGGCCTCAAATTAATAAACGAAAAGCTTGAGACTCAAATAAAGCCGGAAGAGTGTCTTGTTTTCGAAGATGGAATACCAGGACTTCAAGGAGGAAAGGCATTTGGTGCTTACAATATCTGGGTGCCACATCCCGAAGCTTATGCAGTTTTGGGCGATACTGAAGCAATATTAGAGGGTAAAGGAGAGCTCCTAAAGTCGTTAAATGATTTGGATAAGTTGAAGTTTGGGATATAA
- the UGP1 gene encoding UTP glucose-1-phosphate uridylyltransferase (similar to Ashbya gossypii AGL082W): MLQVRKHNKTHSTYAFESNTNNVAVSQMRNALNKLADSVKDEKTQSRFETELDSFFSLFRRYLVEKSSHSTLDWEKIKSPSSDEVIKYAEIAQQPENVSNLSKLAVLKLNGGLGTSMGCVGPKSVIEVRDGNTFLDLSVRQIEYLNRQYDSDVPLLLMNSFNTDSDTEHLIKKYSANRIRIRSFNQSRYPRVFKDSLLPVPQDYQDQLDAWYPPGHGDLFEALHMSGELDVLLEQGREILFVSNGDNLGATVDLKILNHMLETGAEYIMELTDKTRADVKGGTLINYEGQVRLLEVAQVPKEHIDEFKNIRKFTNFNTNNLWINLRAIKRLVEASTLTMEIIPNKKTITRNGNEIDVLQLETACGAAIRHFNGAHGVVVPRARFLPVKTCSDLLLVKSDLFFLEHGALKLDPSRFGPNPLIKLGSHFKKVSGFNSHISHIPKIVELDHLTITGNVFLGKNVTLKGTVIIVCSDGQRIDIPNGSVLENVVITGNLQILEH; the protein is encoded by the coding sequence ATGTTACAAGTTAGGAAACACAACAAAACACACTCAACTTATGCTTTTGAGTCGAATACAAACAACGTGGCGGTCTCGCAGATGAGGAATGCGTTAAACAAGTTGGCAGATTCTGTAAAGGATGAGAAAACTCAGTCTCGGTTTGAGACTGAGTTGGATTCatttttctctttgtttAGGAGATATTTGGTTGAGAAATCGTCGCATTCTACTTTAGATTGGGAGAAGATCAAGTCTCCTAGTTCAGATGAGGTTATCAAGTATGCTGAGATTGCGCAACAGCCGGAAAATGTGAGTAATTTGTCCAAGTTGGctgttttgaagttgaatgGTGGGTTGGGGACTTCTATGGGGTGTGTTGGGCCCAAATCGGTTATTGAGGTTAGGGATGGGAACACATTTTTGGATCTTTCGGTTCGTCAGATTGAGTATTTGAACAGGCAGTATGATTCGGATGTtccgttgttgttgatgaattcGTTTAATACGGATTCGGATACTGAACACTTGATCAAGAAATATTCTGCTAATAGAATTAGAATAAGGTCCTTCAATCAATCTAGATACCCTCGTGTGTTTAAGGATTCTTTGTTACCTGTTCCGCAAGATTACCAAGACCAACTGGATGCTTGGTACCCCCCTGGCCATGGTGATTTGTTTGAGGCATTACATATGTCAGGTGAATTGGATGTTCTCTTGGAGCAAGGAAGAGAGATTCTATTCGTGTCTAATGGTGACAACCTAGGAGCCACTGTGgatttgaagattttgaacCACATGCTGGAGACTGGTGCTGAATATATAATGGAGTTAACTGACAAGACTAGAGCCGATGTCAAGGGTGGTACCTTGATAAATTATGAAGGCCAAGTGCGGCTATTGGAGGTTGCTCAAGTTCCAAAAGAGcatattgatgaattcaaGAACATTAGGAAATTTACCAATTTCAATACCAATAACTTGTGGATCAATTTAAGGGCTATCAAGAGGTTGGTTGAGGCATCCACTTTGACTATGGAAATCATTCCCAACAAGAAGACGATCACGAGAAACGGCAACGAAATTGATGTTCTACAATTGGAAACTGCATGTGGTGCAGCAATTAGGCACTTTAATGGTGCACatggtgttgttgttccaaGAGCTCGTTTCTTACCCGTCAAAACTTGTTCTGACTTGTTGTTGGTTAAGTCAGAtttgttcttcttggaACATGGTGCCTTAAAGCTAGATCCTTCTAGATTCGGTCCAAACCCGTTGATCAAACTAGGCTCTCACTTCAAGAAAGTTTCTGGATTTAATTCCCATATCTCCCACATCCCAAAGATTGTAGAATTGGATCATTTGACCATCACCGGTAACGTTTTCTTGGGTAAAAACGTCACCTTGAAGGGTACCGTCATTATTGTATGCTCAGACGGCCAAAGAATCGATATTCCAAATGGTTCCGTTTTGGAGAACGTTGTCATCACTGGCAACTTACAAATCTTAGAACATTGA